The Medicago truncatula cultivar Jemalong A17 chromosome 4, MtrunA17r5.0-ANR, whole genome shotgun sequence genome includes a region encoding these proteins:
- the LOC11418668 gene encoding probable receptor-like serine/threonine-protein kinase At5g57670 produces MELPSSSTILIGLSLDPNDSKELLSWAWAIRVLANPNDTIVAVHVLVAENMKKRVSVRRRQSQLRQAKAYVISVLGEFAQTCWSKQVNLEAKVALSSTVGGGLVEEAKSISADFLLLLGGTRNKTIKIGTSKGITNYCFEHVHEGCTIVSVGRNTKTEQNINSTDFQEMNQQNSSPRTVLLDGLLEGQSNSTEDDTFSTRASSLTYTPSSGPKIKRKSQLSFRFIISFLGSPFRIKTFNMSKIEKHQPLLNCFSYENISNATNDFHQDNLVGRGGYSEVYKGDLCNGETIAVKRLAKDNKDPNKEKEFLMELGIIGHVCHPNTASLLGYCFENGLYLIFNYSQNGNLSTALHGYGKAGNSLDWPIRYKIAIGVARGLHYLHKCCKHRIIHRDIKASNVLLGPDYEPQITDFGLAKWLPNKWTHHAVIPVEGTFGYLAPEVFMHGIVDEKTDIFAFGVLLLEIVTGRRPVDSSKQNILLWAKPLMESGNIAELADPRMEGRYDVEQLYRVVLTASYCVRQTAIWRPAMTEVLELLTNGQDYEVGKSWRIPKFTSDELDDYSMIFGYDVPSDISLEDYL; encoded by the exons ATGGAACTTCCTTCCTCTTCTACAATACTAATTGGACTCTCTTTGGACCCAAATGATAGCAAGGAACTTCTATCATGGGCATGGGCAATAAGAGTTTTAGCTAATCCAAATGATACCATTGTTGCTGTGCATGTTCTTG TAGCAGAGAATATGAAGAAACGTGTATCAGTGAGAAGAAGACAATCACAACTTAGGCAAGCAAAAGCATATGTTATATCTGTGCTTGGAGAATTTGCACAGACTTGTTGGTCCAAACAG GTTAATTTGGAGGCAAAAGTGGCATTGAGTTCCACAGTAGGTGGTGGTTTAGTGGAGGAAGCCAAGTCAATTTCTGctgattttcttcttcttcttggcggaacaagaaacaaaacaattaa AATTGGCACCTCTAAAGGAATTACCAATTATTGCTTTGAGCATGTGCATGAAGGCTGCACAATTGTCTCAGTTGGAAGGAACACAAAAACAGAACAGAATATCAATTCAACAGATTTTCAAG aAATGAATCAACAGAACAGTTCACCTAGAACAGTACTTCTAGATGGACTACTAGAGGGACAATCCAACAGCACAGAAGATGACACATTTAGCACTAGAGCATCAAGCTTGACATATACACCTTCATCTGGTCCTAAGATTAAGAGAAAATCACAATTATCATTCAGGTTCATAATATCGTTTCTTGGTTCACCATTCAGAATAAAAACCTTCAACATGTCCAAAATTGAAAAACATCAACCCTTGTTGAATTGCTTCAGCTATGAAAATATATCAAATGCTACTAATGACTTTCACCAAG ATAATTTAGTTGGAAGAGGAGGGTACTCAGAAGTATACAAAGGTGATCTTTGTAATGGAGAAACCATTGCTGTGAAGAGATTAGCCAAAGACAACAAAGATCCAAACAAGGAAAAAGAATTCCTTATGGAGTTGGGTATTATTGGACATGTTTGTCATCCTAATACTGCATCTTTATTGGGCTACTGCTTTGAAAATGGGCTTTATCTGATTTTCAATTACTCTCAAAATGGAAACTTGTCAACTGCATTGCATGGTTATG GTAAAGCAGGAAATTCACTTGACTGGCCAATAAGATACAAAATAGCTATTGGAGTTGCAAGGGGACTCCATTATCTTCATAAATGTTGCAAACACAGAATAATTCATCGTGACATTAAAGCCTCCAATGTTCTTCTTGGTCCTGATTATGAACCACAG ATTACTGATTTTGGACTAGCAAAGTGGCTTCCTAACAAATGGACTCACCATGCTGTAATCCCTGTTGAGGGAACATTTGGATATTTAGCACCAGAGGTCTTTATGCATGGTATTGTGGATGAGAAAACTGATATATTTGCATTTGGTGTTCTTCTTCTTGAGATTGTAACTGGAAGAAGACCTGTTGATTCATCAAAGCAAAACATTCTCCTATGG GCTAAGCCTCTGATGGAATCAGGGAATATTGCTGAGCTGGCAGATCCAAGAATGGAAGGTAGATATGATGTAGAGCAACTGTATAGGGTAGTCCTAACAGCTTCATATTGTGTTAGACAAACTGCCATTTGGCGTCCCGCAATGACCGAG
- the LOC112420978 gene encoding uncharacterized protein codes for MSFMERFRRLYDLSIHKDLSVGEMNILGWGENGEAWRWRRRLLAWEEELVAEIRNLLTNVTLQDTESDVWLWRPNIGDGYTVRGVYQMLLRQEMHNYDVVSDAPWHKSAPLKVSICAWRVLRNRWPTKDNLVRRGVISHDSQLCVTGCGQNETIDHLIIHCPIFGDLWQQIKTWIGVFYVDPHQILDHYYQFVYSSGGYAPRRSFLHLIWLCGIWVLWNERNKRLFVNTTKTTEQLLEKVKITSLKWLKAKNVCFSFGYHLWWQRPLACLGIG; via the coding sequence ATGTCGTTCATGGAGAGATTTAGGAGGTTGTATGATTTATCGATTCATAAGGACCTGTCAGTGGGAGAGATGAACATTTTGGGTTGGGGTGAAAATGGAGAGGCTTGGAGGTGGAGGCGACGTTTgttagcttgggaggaggagttggtagCGGAGATTAGGAATTTGCTTACTAATGTTACTTTGCAGGATACTGAATCAGATGTCTGGCTTTGGCGGCCCAACATTGGTGATGGATACACTGTTCGTGGTGTGTATCAAATGCTCTTGCGGCAGGAGATGCACAACTATGACGTTGTCTCGGATGCTCCGTGGCATAAGAGTGCTCCGTTGAAAGTCTCTATTTGCGCGTGGCGTGTTCTCCGCAATAGATGGCCAACTAAGGATAACTTGGTGCGACGAGGTGTTATTTCTCATGATTCTCAATTATGTGTTACAGGTTGTGGACAAAATGAAACAATAGACCACTTAATTATTCATTGTCCTATTTTTGGTGATCTTTGgcaacaaattaaaacttgGATTGGCGTGTTTTATGTGGATCCTCATCAGATTTTGGACCATTATTATCAGTTTGTTTATTCTTCAGGTGGTTATGCTCCAAGAAGGtcttttcttcatttgatttggctttGTGGTATTTGGGTTctttggaatgaaagaaataaaagattgtTTGTCAACACAACTAAAACAACAGAGCAACTTCTTGAGAAGGTTAAGATTACATCTCTCAAatggttgaaagcaaaaaatGTATGCTTTTCTTTTGGATATCATTTGTGGTGGCAGCGTCCACTTGCTTGTTTAGGGATTGGCTGa